From one Culex quinquefasciatus strain JHB chromosome 3, VPISU_Cqui_1.0_pri_paternal, whole genome shotgun sequence genomic stretch:
- the LOC6034616 gene encoding paternally-expressed gene 3 protein translates to MKLFAAILIVALAAAPSLGNPAPDCPPGGHGYAYPAPQVQLSVGKAINSVSVTPGFSSYSVDGAVKYASVGPSYSSYEASPAYAAFGTGADLKLSSYVPAVKTVSATPGVVYAAEKSAAAYVTPAVTKIVAAEPAYVSKEYLPPVKTVVSAAPAAYSSYVSSPAISSYSAGPAVSSYVATPAVSKVISSPAVSYGYAAPAVASYASPAIATVAKVPAYSSYVSAPAVAKVAAVPAYSSYVSAPAVSKVVSAPAISYGYAAPVAKVASYAAPASVAYAAPVAKYATYSAPVTKVASYASPAIPAYSAHAYGPAVSSAYVSSPVVSKVGYAAPAYATYSAAPAISKVVASPAYSSYVSAPAVSKVVSSPAYSSYISTPAIAKVASVPAYSSYVSAPAVSKVVSSPAVSYGYAAPVAKVATYAAPASYAAYAPAAVTKYASAPAYASYSAGPVVAKYATGPSYAAYSAGPAITKYSSAPAVSTAYVSAPTVTKYASAPAYASYSAGPAITKYASAPAYASYSAGPAITKYASAPAYASYSTGPVVTKYASAPAYASYSAGPVVAKYATSPAYAAYSAGPAIAKYSTSPAVSTAYVSAPSVAQYAVPAVTKYASGPAYSSYSAGPVVTKYATGPSYAAYSAGPAIAKYAAAPAVSTSYVSAPAVTKYATAPVVSTAYSAGPAVTAYSSGAAFSKVVAGPAYSSYVSTPAVSKVVSTPAVAAYSTVPAYSSYSVSPAVTKYAATPAVAAYTTSGAAHGYYAAGPALASAHYGGIRYAAAAPAITTSYHAAPAATIVKSAVPATIVKTVAEKHLEYYDDHPRYAFEYGVNDPLTGDNKHQKEERDGDVVRGQYSLVEPDGNVRTVDYYADWATGFHATVTNSRDQVHATKVLGKRAVVKA, encoded by the exons ATGAAG CTTTTCGCTGCAATCTTGATTGTAGCTTTAGCAGCGGCACCCAGTTTAGGGAACCCCGCCCCAGACTGTCCACCGGGTGGACACGGATACGCCTATCCAGCACCACAAGTACAACTCTCGGTCGGCAAGGCCATCAACAGCGTCAGCGTGACGCCCGGATTCTCGTCCTACTCGGTTGATGGTGCCGTCAAGTACGCCTCAGTTGGACCTTCGTACAGCTCGTACGAAGCATCGCCAGCATACGCCGCCTTCGGAACCGGCGCCGATCTCAAACTGTCCAGCTATGTCCCGGCGGTGAAGACGGTGTCCGCCACCCCCGGCGTTGTCTACGCCGCGGAAAAATCGGCCGCAGCCTACGTTACCCCGGCTGTCACCAAGATCGTCGCGGCGGAACCCGCGTACGTGTCCAAAGAGTACCTGCCCCCAGTGAAGACGGTAGTTTCGGCCGCTCCCGCCGCTTACTCGTCGTACGTGTCCAGCCCTGCGATCTCTTCGTACTCGGCAGGCCCAGCCGTGTCTTCGTACGTTGCCACCCCGGCTGTCAGCAAGGTCATCAGCAGCCCTGCCGTCTCGTACGGATATGCTGCGCCAGCTGTTGCGTCCTATGCTTCTCCAGCTATTGCTA CTGTGGCCAAGGTCCCCGCCTACTCGTCCTACGTGTCCGCCCCAGCCGTTGCTAAGGTAGCCGCCGTCCCAGCCTACTCTTCGTACGTTTCTGCACCGGCCGTCAGCAAGGTCGTCAGCGCCCCAGCCATCTCCTACGGATATGCCGCCCCTGTCGCCAAGGTTGCCAGCTATGCTGCTCCGGCCAGCGTTG CTTACGCTGCTCCAGTTGCCAAGTACGCTACCTACTCGGCTCCAGTCACCAAGGTGGCCAGTTATGCTTCGCCAGCCATCCCGGCCTACAGCGCCCATGCGTACGGTCCAGCCGTCTCATCCGCCTATGTTTCGTCGCCGGTAGTGTCCAAGGTCGGATACGCTGCCCCAGCGTACGCCACCTACTCCGCTGCTCCAG CCATCTCCAAGGTCGTGGCCAGCCCCGCCTACTCTTCGTACGTGTCAGCTCCAGCTGTTTCGAAGGTTGTGTCTTCCCCAGCCTACTCGTCGTACATTTCCACGCCGGCCATTGCTAAGGTAGCTTCCGTGCCAGCCTACTCTTCGTACGTGTCTGCTCCAGCCGTCAGCAAGGTTGTCAGCAGCCCTGCCGTCTCGTACGGATATGCCGCTCCAGTCGCCAAGGTCGCCACCTATGCTGCCCCGGCTTCTTATGCTGCCTATGCACCGGCTGCTGTTACCAAGTACGCTAGCGCCCCAGCTTATGCCAGCTACAGCGCCGGACCAGTTGTGGCCAAGTACGCTACCGGACCTAGCTATGCTGCTTACAGCGCTGGTCCTGCGATCACGAAGTACTCTTCCGCCCCAGCTGTCTCTACCGCTTATGTGTCCGCCCCAACTGTGACCAAGTACGCGAGCGCTCCGGCTTACGCCAGCTACAGCGCCGGACCCGCAATCACCAAGTACGCTAGTGCCCCGGCTTACGCCAGCTACAGCGCCGGACCTGCTATCACCAAGTACGCTAGTGCTCCAGCTTATGCCAGCTACAGCACCGGTCCCGTTGTGACCAAGTACGCTAGCGCCCCAGCTTATGCCAGTTACAGCGCCGGCCCAGTGGTCGCCAAGTACGCGACCAGCCCCGCTTATGCCGCCTACAGTGCCGGCCCGGCCATCGCCAAGTACTCTACCTCGCCAGCTGTGTCCACCGCTTACGTTTCTGCCCCGTCCGTTGCCCAGTACGCAG TTCCAGCCGTCACCAAGTACGCTAGCGGCCCGGCTTACTCCAGCTACAGCGCAGGTCCCGTCGTGACCAAGTACGCTACCGGTCCGAGCTACGCCGCCTACAGCGCCGGCCCTGCCATCGCTAAGTATGCCGCTGCCCCAGCTGTCTCCACCTCTTATGTGTCCGCTCCAGCTGTGACCAAGTACGCCACTGCTCCGGTTGTCTCCACTGCTTACTCTGCCGGACCTGCCGTCACAGCCTACAGCTCCGGAGCCGCCTTTTCTAAGGTCGTTGCCGGACCAGCCTACTCCAGCTACGTGAGCACCCCAGCCGTATCCAAGGTCGTGTCCACTCCGGCCGTGGCCGCTTACAGCACTGTCCCTGCTTACTCCTCGTACTCGGTCAGCCCAGCTGTGACGAAGTACGCCGCCACTCCGGCTGTTGCCGCTTACACCACCTCCGGAGCTGCCCATGGCTACTACGCCGCTGGACCAGCACTCGCTTCAGCTCATTACGGAGGAATCCGCTACGCCGCGGCTGCTCCCGCCATCACCACTAGCTACCACGCCGCCCCGGCTGCCACCATCGTCAAGTCCGCTGTTCCGGCCACCATCGTGAAGACGGTCGCCGAGAAGCATCTCGAATACTAC GACGACCATCCTCGGTACGCCTTCGAGTACGGCGTCAACGATCCGCTGACCGGCGACAACAAGCACCAGAAGGAGGAACGCGACGGCGATGTCGTGCGTGGCCAGTACTCGCTGGTGGAACCCGACGGCAACGTGCGCACCGTCGACTACTACGCCGACTGGGCCACCGGATTCCACGCCACCGTCACCAACAGCCGGGACCAGGTCCACGCGACCAAGGTGCTGGGCAAGCGGGCCGTTGTGAAGGCGTAA